In Acanthochromis polyacanthus isolate Apoly-LR-REF ecotype Palm Island chromosome 15, KAUST_Apoly_ChrSc, whole genome shotgun sequence, a single genomic region encodes these proteins:
- the fgfbp3 gene encoding fibroblast growth factor-binding protein 2, with translation MSVLPCSFLVLLLLCVPILAEAKRQAGQEKPDKPDKPRQPPPSPPPAKRARNRSVPGSGELSTKDGHRCTWQTSGESLVSLVVNCSTETLGELQRYWCRYAGKPDLCQAYGVKSSQYWKQLVGKLKKRQNACEGEKVLKAKTCKKAPAEAHMKLAQRSGEDEKKAGKEGGKKKGVAGGKSSDGGKVEKKKKKEDEEDKKMEDRTGLEDDEGVMNDMEPVQSYCSEGWHSVCSFFVKFFEG, from the exons ATGAGTGTCCTGCCATGCAgcttcctcgtcctcctcctcctctgcgtCCCGATCCTCGCTGAGGCCAAACGTCAGGCCGGACAGGAGAAACCAGACAAACCTGATAAACCTCGCCAGCCTCCACCGTCACCACCACCGGCCAAGAGAGCCAGGAACCGCTCGGTACCCGGATCTGGAGAGCTGAGCACTAAGGACGGCCACCGCTGCACCTGGCAGACATCTGGAGAAAGTCTGGTCAGCCTGGTGGTGAACTGCAGCACTGAAACTCTAGGAGAGCTGCAGAG GTACTGGTGCCGGTATGCCGGTAAACCGGACCTTTGCCAGGCCTACGGGGTGAAGTCCAGCCAGTACTGGAAGCAGCTGGTGGGGAAgctgaagaaaagacaaaacGCCTGCGAAGGAGAAAAAGTCCTGAAGGCCAAAACCTGCAAGAAGGCGCCTGCCGAGGCTCACATGAAGCTCGCCCAACGCAGCGGCGAAGACGAAAAGAAGGccgggaaggaaggagggaagaaGAAAGGAGTAGCGGGCGGGAAGAGCTCAGATGGAGGGAAggtggaaaagaagaagaagaaggaggatgaggaggataaGAAGATGGAGGACAGGACTGGGTTGGAGGATGATGAAGGAGTCATGAACGACATGGAGCCGGTGCAGAGCTACTGCAGCGAGGGATGGCACTCGGTCTGCTCGTTCTTCGTCAAGTTTTTTGAAGGTTGA
- the LOC110963363 gene encoding uncharacterized protein LOC110963363, with protein MSFHGQSCGSCVLTPSPMLMARSPTIQSEVEKRGEEFSSLRPAAARDVHFVRTLFLLQLGDPAFEMKRFKRRLQTLERFENTRATKDHCPSSSKHTPLEGRCGDEPDKACWTQSPPSPSREDEMLTEESLLSSHSGSDVDYKPPSSPASSDDEVLAQESQSSCHSSPEKHHSHLSSIETEIGESKDQKTKGKSVQTGMQSKGKRMLQHRKKRLQITVKTSKKKDGARVWDKAHYCVYCKKAQLKIARHLERKHSDEQDVGYAFSFPVGSKQRKILIEGLRNKGDWEHNLSVLEDGCGEIVTWKQPSGKVDIESYLPCQHCYAMFKRTELWRHEKSCRERKEERQKGKRARVQKSSSHLIPVRESCNGVQKIIHSMLQDRVTCHIRTDEMICAYGDALFAKKGREDSQHRYIAQKLRELGRFVLAAKEIDKHVRGLKDICDPANFQLAIKAARRVSNYDASKNEYGKPSTAVKIGFSLKGATEAWIGHCLMMSDVKTENKAKKFKELLENSWSTYVATNAHSTMEQRRWNREDNVPLTEDVVTLQNYLRKAEDEAKAELTEHASTTAYRKLSESLLAQIIVFNKKREGEASRLTLETYLKADTGPVNKDIYETLSPVEKQLSHRLTRLVTRGKRGRKVPILLLERTKASLDFLIEKRREVGILEENPFLFARLGTTTNLRGCDCLRKYAEESKAKNPELLRSTKLRKHVATLCQLLDLNNQELEQVARFMGHDIRVHCEYYRQTDKTFQVAKIGKLLFAMEHGAQSLKGKSLQTLDSVISGKGHAASPAKGLKGVRKRRTSDTGRQREAYDDGKQLSTTSSSAQRHKKTVTRLRHDGDDDDSDGEVPHSAAARSLAKRQWQKERRKHDEDDGGADDGDRKDDNTSEGTENTVGELQEGTNREPQKMTTAKEKRDDDSDDDGDVSDGKAGPGTENTDGVVHQETGGRPPVKQTKRTTEKHDDNDDDRQEPHSTLGSSAVDQPKRTATTRQADGDDEDSSDSEYDEKDRKGCVKRPKKAVHKRKHQGDDDWDGEDRQTNATRSPQKGRKKTAVTRERSDVDAPEVEVEKRGKRPWNDQERTAVKRHLGKFIALKKVPAKRDCLLCIDKECPALRARTWKDVKYFIYNEIVKIKRKLAF; from the exons ATGAGTTTTCATGGTCAGAGCTGCGGCTCCTGTGTGCTCACCCCCTCCCCCATGCTGATGGCTCGTTCACCAACTATCCAATCAGAAGTGGAGAAGCGAGGTGAAGAGTTCAGCTCGCTGAGACCTGCAGCAGCACGTGACGTCCATTTTGTACGCACCTTGTTTCTCCTCCAACTCGGAGATCCAGCATTTGAGATGAAGAGATTTAAAAGAAGACTTCAAACTTTAGAGAGATTTGAAAATACTCGG GCCACAAAGGACCACTGCCCCTCATCAAGTAAACATACACCTCTCGAAGGGAGGTGTGGTGATGAACCTGATAAAGCTTGCTGGACCcaatcaccaccatcaccatccaGAGAAGATGAGATGCTCACAGAGGAGTCTCTGTTATCCAGCCACAGTGGATCTGATGTGGACTACAAACCACCATCGTCACCAGCATCCAGTGATGATGAGGTGCTTGCACAGGAGTCCCAGTCATCCTGCCACAGTTCACCAGAGAAGCACCACAGTCATTTGTCATCCATTGAAACTGAGATTGGGGAATCTAAGGACCAGAAGACCAAAGGTAAATCAGTTCAAACAGGTATGCAGTCAAAAGGAAAAAGGATGCTTCAACATCGCAAAAAAAGGCTGCAGATTACtgttaaaacaagcaaaaaaaaggaTGGTGCCAGGGTCTGGGACAAAGCTCATTACTGTGTATACTGTAAAAAGGCTCAATTGAAGATAGCCAGACATCTAGAAAGAAAGCATAGTGATGAACAAGATGTTGGCTATGCTTTTAGTTTCCCAGTTGGCTCCAAACAAAGGAAGATACTGATAGAAGGCCTTCGTAACAAGGGTGACTGGGAACACAATCTTAGTGTCTTAGAGGATGGATGTGGTGAAATTGTAACATGGAAACAGCCCTCCGGAAAGGTAGACATAGAGAGCTACCTACCATGTCAACACTGTTATGCAATGTTCAAGAGGACTGAGCTCTGGAGACATGAGAAGTCATGTAGAGAACGGAAAGAGGAAagacaaaaaggcaaaagaGCAAGAGTACAAAAATCTTCCTCACATCTAATTCCAGTCAGAGAATCATGCAATGGAGTACAAAAGATCATTCACTCTATGCTACAGGATCGTGTAACCTGTCATATCAGGACTGATGAGATGATTTGTGCATATGGAGATGCATTATTTGCAAAAAAGGGCCGTGAAGACTCTCAGCACAGATACATTGCACAAAAGCTGAGAGAACTGGGACGGTTTGTGTTGGCTGCCAAGGAGATTGACAAGCATGTCAGAGGTCTTAAAGACATTTGTGATCCAGCAAATTTTCAACTGGCAATTAAAGCAGCTAGGCGTGTGTCAAACTACGATGCAAGCAAGAACGAATATGGAAAGCCATCTACAGCTGTTAAAATTGGTTTTTCACTCAAAGGGGCAACTGAGGCCTGGATAGGCCACTGCTTGATGATGTCTGATGTCAAAACTGAGAATAAGGCAAAAAAGTTCAAGGAGTTGCTGGAGAACTCGTGGTCCACTTACGTGGCAACTAATGCTCACAGCACAATGGAGCAACGGAGGTGGAACAGAGAAGACAATGTACCTCTGACAGAGGATGTAGTGACTCTACAGAACTACCTGAGGAAAGCTGAGGATGAGGCAAAGGCAGAGTTGACAGAGCATGCGAGTACTACAGCATACAGAAAGTTAAGTGAGAGCCTTCTTGCACAAATAATCGTGTTCAATAAGAAGCGTGAAGGAGAAGCATCACGTTTAACTCTCGAGACATATCTAAAAGCAGACACTGGCCCTGTGAATAAGGACATATATGAGACTCTGTCGCCTGTGGAAAAACAACTGAGCCACAGGCTGACACGTTTGGTGACACgtggaaagagagggagaaaggtCCCCATCCTACTTCTTGAGCGCACAAAAGCTTCGCTTGACTTCCTGATTGAAAAACGAAGGGAAGTTGGCATACTTGAGGAGAATCCATTTCTGTTTGCAAGGCTTGGTACAACAACCAATCTTCGTGGGTGTGACTGCCTCAGAAAATATGCAGAAGAGAGCAAAGCCAAAAACCCAGAACTGCTGAGGTCAACAAAGTTAAGAAAGCATGTTGCTACCCTATGCCAGCTTCTTGACCTCAACAATCAGGAACTTGAGCAAGTTGCTCGTTTTATGGGACACGATATAAGAGTCCACTGCGAGTATTATCGGCAGACAGATAAAACATTCCAAGTGGCCAAGATTGGCAAACTTCTGTTTGCAATGGAGCATGGAGCACAGTCACTGAAAGGGAAGAGTCTGCAAACACTGGACTCTGTTATCAGTG GCAAAGGACATGCAGCCAGCCCAGCCAAAGGTCTGAAAGGTGTCAGAAAGAGAAGGACGTCAGATACAGGCAGACAACGGGAAGCTTATGATG ATGGAAAACAGCTATCCACCACAAGTTCATCAGCTCAGAGGCACAAGAAGACTGTCACAAGACTTAGACATGATGGAGATGATGATGACTCTG ATGGAGAGGTGCCACATTCAGCTGCAGCAAGGTCACTTGCAAAAAGACAATGgcagaaggaaagaagaaaacatgatgaagatgatggtggTGCTGATGATGGTGATCGGAAAGATGACAACACCAGTGAAGGCACTGAAAACACAG TTGGAGAGTTGCAAGAAGGCACCAACAGAGAGCCACAAAAGATGActacagcaaaagaaaaacgtGATGATGACAGTGATGATGACGGTGATGTGAGTGATGGCAAGGCTGGTCCAGGCACTGAAAACACAG ATGGCGTGGTGCACCAGGAGACAGGTGGAAGACCACCTGTTAAGCAAACAAAGAGAACTACAGAAAAacatgatgataatgatgatg ATAGACAGGAGCCACACTCAACTTTAGGAAGCTCAGCTGTTGACCAACCAAAGAGAACTGCAACCACAAGGCAAGCTGATGGTGACGATGAAGATAGCAGTGACTCTGAGTATG atgaaaaggacagaaaaggaTGTGTTAAGAGGCCAAAGAAAGCTGTACATAAACGAAAGCATCAAGGCGATGATGACTGGG AtggagaggacagacagactaaTGCCACCAGATCCCCTCAGAAGGGCCGAAAGAAGACTGCAGTTACAAGAGAACGCAGTGATGTTG atGCTCCAGAAGTGGAAGTTGAGAAACGAGGTAAGAGACCCTGGAATGACCAGGAGAGGACTGCAGTCAAACGACACCTTGGCAAGTTCATCGCACTGAAGAAGGTTCCAGCCAAGCGGGACTGCCTGCTGTGTATTGACAAAGAGTGTCCAGCCCTAAGAGCGCGGACATGGAAAGacgtgaaatattttatttacaatgaAATTGTTAAAATCAAGAGAAAGCTTGCATTCTGA